The Prochlorococcus marinus str. MIT 9301 genome segment ACTTTTACAACAATTTTCATTGCTGAACTTGGCGATAAAACTCAGATAGCCACATTAATGCTTTCTGCTGAATCGGGCAGGCCAATAATTGTTTTTCTTGGAAGCTCTCTTGCATTAATAAGCTCTAGCATAGTAGGAGTTCTTATTGGTAAATGGGTATCAAAAAAAATATCTCCTAGCAAGTTTGCCTTGTCTACTGGTACTTTAATGATATTGATAAGTATATTTTTAGCTTATGAAACTTTCAAAAATTATTTATAAATGGTTTTAAGTTTATTACTATCAACATTTCTAACCGTTTTCATAGCTGAATTAGGTGACAAAACTCAACTGGCTACTTTAACTATAAGCGGCACTTCAAATAA includes the following:
- a CDS encoding TMEM165/GDT1 family protein, translating into MNSNLEKKENNLEKSFFSIFITTFTTIFIAELGDKTQIATLMLSAESGRPIIVFLGSSLALISSSIVGVLIGKWVSKKISPSKFALSTGTLMILISIFLAYETFKNYL